In a genomic window of Pseudomonas putida:
- a CDS encoding FmdB family zinc ribbon protein: MPMYDYQCASCGHQLEAIQKISAPPLVDCPACQAPELKKMLSMPGFRLSGNGWYETDFKTGSKKNLAGGDKAD, from the coding sequence ATGCCGATGTACGATTACCAATGTGCTTCCTGTGGTCATCAGTTGGAAGCCATTCAAAAGATCAGCGCGCCGCCGCTGGTCGACTGCCCTGCATGCCAGGCGCCAGAGCTCAAGAAGATGTTGTCCATGCCGGGTTTCCGCCTCAGCGGCAATGGCTGGTACGAGACCGATTTCAAGACCGGTTCGAAGAAGAATCTGGCCGGCGGCGACAAAGCTGACTAG
- the ybgC gene encoding tol-pal system-associated acyl-CoA thioesterase, with product MRAQNGLEPFAHRCRVYYEDTDAGGIVYYVNYLKFMERARTERLRDLGFAQSQLAGEDLLFVVHSSEARYHAPARLDDELLVSAEVIELNRASLRFKQQVRRATDNVLLCEGQFLVACVRTNSLKPRAIPEALRAAFADVSGAGTHSTQEIKRGS from the coding sequence ATGCGCGCGCAAAACGGGCTTGAGCCTTTCGCACATCGTTGTCGCGTTTATTACGAGGACACCGATGCGGGTGGCATCGTGTATTACGTTAATTACCTCAAGTTTATGGAACGGGCTCGAACCGAGCGGCTACGCGATCTGGGCTTTGCCCAATCACAGCTGGCAGGGGAGGACCTGTTGTTCGTCGTGCACTCCAGCGAAGCGCGTTACCACGCGCCGGCGCGACTGGATGACGAGTTGCTGGTAAGCGCTGAAGTAATCGAATTGAACCGTGCCAGCCTGCGCTTCAAACAACAGGTCAGGCGGGCTACGGATAACGTACTGCTCTGCGAAGGGCAGTTTCTGGTGGCCTGTGTGCGCACCAACAGCTTGAAACCCCGGGCCATTCCCGAAGCTCTACGAGCGGCCTTTGCCGACGTGAGCGGCGCGGGTACACACTCAACGCAGGAGATAAAGCGTGGAAGCTAA
- a CDS encoding cold-shock protein, which produces MLKIVHLLLGTAALLLSFIPSLRTEAVPYLQQPDALYLALFGLLNLILAPVIPNWNKGPRHHLQNLVSALLMLAVVLQTLTLIAPMPVIAGQPTVLFSLIAAFIAVVLHLAISFYKSSPAAAPTSYDMSNRDTGTVKWFNTSKGFGFISRDSGDDIFVHFRAIRGEGHRVLVEGQRVEFSVMNRDKGLQAEDVIAALPRR; this is translated from the coding sequence ATGTTGAAAATAGTCCACCTGCTATTGGGCACGGCAGCCTTGCTGTTGTCCTTCATCCCTAGCCTGCGAACCGAAGCTGTTCCTTACCTGCAACAACCCGATGCGCTTTACCTGGCCCTGTTCGGCCTGCTCAACCTGATCCTCGCTCCTGTCATCCCGAACTGGAACAAGGGTCCGCGTCATCACCTGCAAAACCTCGTCAGCGCTCTGCTGATGCTGGCCGTCGTACTGCAAACCCTTACGCTCATTGCACCAATGCCCGTCATTGCCGGCCAGCCAACGGTCCTGTTCAGCCTGATCGCCGCTTTCATCGCCGTCGTTCTGCATCTGGCCATCAGCTTCTACAAATCGTCACCGGCCGCTGCTCCAACCAGCTATGACATGAGCAACCGCGATACTGGCACCGTCAAGTGGTTCAACACATCCAAGGGCTTCGGCTTCATTTCCCGCGACTCCGGCGACGATATTTTCGTGCACTTCCGGGCTATTCGCGGCGAAGGTCACCGCGTCCTGGTCGAAGGCCAGAGAGTAGAGTTCTCTGTCATGAACCGTGACAAGGGCCTGCAAGCCGAAGATGTGATCGCCGCCCTGCCGCGACGCTGA
- the tolQ gene encoding protein TolQ, translated as MEANVVDHSSMWSLVSNASIVVQLVMLTLVAASVTSWIMIFQRSNLLRAGRRALESFEERFWSGIDLSKLYRQAGSNPDPDSGVEQIFRAGFKEFSRLRQQPGVDPEAVMEGVARAMRVAISREEEKLEQSLPFLATVGSVSPYIGLFGTVWGIMNSFRGLATAQQATLATVAPGIAEALIATAIGLFAAIPAVIAYNRFSARSETLLSRYYTFADEFQAILHRKVHTSEE; from the coding sequence GTGGAAGCTAACGTCGTCGACCATTCCTCCATGTGGAGCCTGGTCAGCAATGCCAGTATCGTGGTGCAACTGGTAATGCTGACCCTGGTAGCCGCATCGGTGACCTCATGGATCATGATCTTTCAGCGCAGCAACCTGCTGCGCGCCGGTCGACGTGCCCTGGAGAGCTTCGAAGAGCGCTTCTGGTCGGGTATCGACCTGTCCAAACTCTATCGCCAGGCGGGCAGCAACCCGGATCCGGATTCGGGTGTCGAGCAGATCTTCCGCGCCGGCTTCAAGGAATTCTCCCGTCTGCGCCAGCAGCCTGGTGTTGACCCGGAAGCGGTCATGGAGGGTGTGGCCCGTGCCATGCGCGTAGCGATTTCCCGCGAAGAAGAAAAGCTCGAACAGAGCCTGCCTTTCCTGGCCACCGTTGGTTCCGTCAGCCCGTACATCGGTCTGTTCGGTACCGTCTGGGGCATCATGAACTCCTTCCGTGGTCTGGCAACTGCCCAGCAAGCGACCCTGGCCACCGTGGCGCCAGGTATTGCTGAAGCCCTGATCGCCACTGCGATTGGTCTGTTCGCTGCGATTCCGGCGGTAATTGCCTACAACCGCTTCTCCGCTCGCAGCGAAACCCTGCTGAGCCGCTACTACACCTTCGCCGATGAGTTCCAGGCGATCCTGCACCGCAAAGTGCACACCAGCGAAGAATAA
- the ruvB gene encoding Holliday junction branch migration DNA helicase RuvB produces MIEADRLITATGSPREREEVQDRAIRPVSLAEYIGQPTVREQMELFIQAARGRSESLDHTLIFGPPGLGKTTLANIIAQEMGVSIKSTSGPVLERPGDLAALLTNLEPHDVLFIDEIHRLSPIVEEVLYPAMEDFQLDIMIGEGPAARSIKLDLPPFTLVGATTRAGMLTNPLRDRFGIVQRLEFYSNADLSTIVSRSASILGLPLDPEGAFEIARRARGTPRIANRLLRRVRDFAEVRAKGHITKSVADMALNLLDVDERGFDHQDRRLLLTMIEKFDGGPVGVDSLAAAISEERHTIEDVLEPYLIQQGYIMRTPRGRVVTRHAYLHFGLNIPSRLGEMPVVDEFLDAVDD; encoded by the coding sequence GTGATTGAAGCTGATCGTCTTATCACAGCCACAGGCAGTCCCCGTGAGCGCGAGGAAGTGCAAGATCGGGCGATTCGCCCAGTCAGCCTGGCCGAATACATCGGCCAGCCGACCGTTCGCGAGCAGATGGAACTGTTCATCCAGGCTGCTCGTGGGCGCAGCGAATCCCTGGATCACACGCTGATATTTGGTCCTCCGGGCCTGGGCAAAACCACCCTGGCCAACATCATTGCCCAGGAAATGGGTGTCTCGATCAAAAGCACTTCGGGGCCGGTCCTGGAGCGACCGGGCGATCTGGCGGCGCTGCTGACCAATCTCGAACCTCATGACGTGCTGTTCATCGATGAGATCCATCGTCTGTCTCCGATAGTCGAAGAAGTGCTGTACCCGGCCATGGAGGATTTCCAGCTCGACATCATGATCGGTGAAGGCCCGGCTGCGCGTTCGATCAAGCTCGATCTGCCGCCTTTCACTCTGGTCGGCGCGACCACGCGGGCGGGGATGCTGACCAACCCGCTGCGCGACCGATTCGGGATCGTTCAGCGCCTGGAGTTCTACAGCAACGCCGACCTGTCGACGATTGTCAGTCGTTCGGCAAGCATTCTCGGCTTGCCGCTGGACCCGGAGGGTGCGTTCGAAATCGCCCGACGTGCTCGTGGTACCCCTCGGATCGCCAACCGTCTGCTGCGCCGGGTGCGGGACTTCGCCGAAGTTCGTGCCAAGGGTCACATCACCAAGTCTGTTGCCGATATGGCCTTGAACCTGCTGGATGTCGATGAACGTGGCTTCGATCATCAGGATCGACGCCTGTTGTTGACCATGATCGAGAAGTTCGACGGCGGACCGGTTGGTGTGGACAGCCTCGCCGCTGCTATCAGCGAAGAGCGCCACACCATTGAGGATGTGCTGGAGCCCTACCTGATTCAGCAGGGCTACATCATGCGCACCCCGCGTGGGCGGGTGGTGACCCGGCATGCTTACCTGCACTTCGGTTTAAACATTCCGTCACGATTGGGTGAAATGCCCGTGGTAGACGAGTTCCTCGACGCCGTGGACGATTAA
- the ruvC gene encoding crossover junction endodeoxyribonuclease RuvC, which translates to MTLILGIDPGSRITGYGVVRDTGRGCEYVASGCIRTGAGELHERLQIVYRGVREIIQTYKPVTMGIEKVFMARNADSALKLGQARGAAIVAGAEESLEIAEYTATQVKQAVVGTGAANKEQVQMMVMHMLKLTSKPQIDASDALAIAICHAHTRSSLLPHGLGAARSRGGRLRL; encoded by the coding sequence ATGACTTTAATTCTTGGTATCGACCCCGGTTCACGCATCACTGGTTATGGCGTGGTACGCGATACCGGGCGTGGCTGCGAGTACGTGGCCTCCGGTTGCATCCGTACCGGCGCTGGCGAGCTGCATGAGCGCCTGCAGATCGTCTACCGCGGGGTGCGGGAGATCATTCAGACCTACAAGCCGGTGACAATGGGGATCGAAAAGGTCTTCATGGCGCGTAACGCCGATTCCGCGTTGAAACTGGGGCAGGCCCGTGGTGCCGCCATTGTCGCGGGCGCGGAGGAAAGTCTGGAGATTGCCGAGTACACCGCGACTCAGGTCAAGCAGGCGGTGGTCGGCACCGGTGCGGCCAACAAGGAGCAGGTGCAGATGATGGTCATGCACATGCTTAAACTGACCAGCAAGCCGCAGATCGATGCCTCGGACGCCTTGGCCATTGCCATTTGTCACGCTCACACTCGCTCCAGCCTGTTGCCTCACGGGTTGGGCGCGGCACGCAGTCGTGGCGGGCGCCTGCGTCTCTGA
- a CDS encoding SlyX family protein yields the protein MSLEDRVTDLESQLAFQDDTIQALNDVLTAQQRVVERLQAQMTALLKRQEEMAGQFETFEEEAPPPHY from the coding sequence ATGAGCCTGGAAGATCGCGTTACCGATCTGGAGAGCCAGTTGGCGTTTCAGGATGACACCATCCAGGCCTTGAATGATGTGCTGACGGCGCAGCAACGGGTCGTTGAACGTCTTCAAGCGCAAATGACGGCATTGCTCAAGCGCCAGGAGGAGATGGCCGGTCAGTTTGAGACCTTCGAAGAAGAAGCGCCGCCTCCACATTACTGA
- a CDS encoding Dps family protein, which produces MAIDIGISEEDRKSIVEGLSRLLSDTYVLYLKTHNFHWNVTGPMFRTLHLMFEEQYNELALAVDLIAERIRALGFPAPGAYAIYARLSSIKEEEGVPAAEDMIRQLVEGQEAVTRTARGIFPLLDKVSDEPTADLLTQRMQVHEKTAWMLRALLDQ; this is translated from the coding sequence ATGGCAATCGATATCGGTATCAGTGAAGAGGACCGCAAGTCCATCGTCGAGGGTCTTTCGCGACTGCTGTCGGACACTTACGTACTTTATTTGAAGACCCATAACTTCCACTGGAACGTCACCGGGCCCATGTTTCGCACGCTGCATTTGATGTTCGAAGAGCAATACAACGAGCTGGCACTTGCGGTCGATTTGATCGCCGAGCGCATTCGTGCCCTCGGGTTTCCCGCTCCGGGCGCCTACGCGATTTACGCTCGACTGTCCTCCATTAAAGAGGAAGAGGGTGTGCCGGCCGCCGAAGACATGATCAGGCAACTGGTTGAAGGGCAGGAGGCTGTGACGCGTACGGCTCGCGGAATTTTTCCATTGCTGGACAAGGTCAGTGACGAGCCCACCGCTGACCTGCTGACCCAGCGCATGCAGGTACACGAAAAAACCGCCTGGATGCTTCGCGCCCTGCTCGATCAGTAA
- a CDS encoding YebC/PmpR family DNA-binding transcriptional regulator produces the protein MAGHSKWANIKHRKERQDAKRGKIFTKWIRELTVAARQGGGDPGSNPRLRLALDKALGANMSRDIIDRAIARGAGATEADNVEELTYEGYGPGGVAVMVECMTDNRNRTAAAVRHAFSKCGGNLGTDGSVAYLFERKGQISFAPGVDEDALTEAALEADADDVVTNDDGSIDVFTSFAGFYSVRNALEAAGFKGTDAEIVMLPTTSAELDLEGAEKVLKLIDMLEDLDDVQNVYSNADIPESVAAQLG, from the coding sequence ATGGCTGGTCATTCCAAGTGGGCGAACATCAAGCACCGCAAAGAACGTCAGGACGCCAAGAGAGGCAAGATCTTCACCAAGTGGATTCGTGAACTGACCGTCGCAGCCCGCCAGGGCGGTGGCGATCCGGGTTCCAATCCACGTCTGCGTCTGGCCCTGGACAAGGCGCTGGGCGCGAACATGAGCCGCGATATCATCGATCGCGCCATCGCCCGTGGCGCGGGAGCGACCGAAGCCGACAACGTTGAAGAGCTGACTTATGAAGGTTACGGGCCCGGCGGCGTTGCAGTGATGGTCGAATGCATGACCGACAACCGCAACCGTACCGCTGCTGCCGTGCGCCATGCGTTCAGCAAGTGTGGGGGTAATCTCGGCACTGATGGTTCGGTGGCATATCTGTTTGAGCGCAAGGGGCAGATCAGCTTTGCGCCAGGCGTCGATGAGGATGCGTTGACGGAAGCGGCCCTGGAGGCTGACGCCGATGACGTGGTGACCAACGACGATGGCTCAATCGATGTGTTCACTTCGTTTGCCGGCTTCTATTCCGTGCGTAACGCGCTTGAGGCAGCTGGCTTCAAAGGCACCGATGCGGAAATCGTCATGCTCCCGACCACCAGTGCCGAACTGGATCTGGAGGGCGCGGAAAAGGTTCTCAAGCTGATCGATATGCTCGAAGACCTCGATGACGTGCAGAACGTCTACTCCAATGCCGATATTCCGGAGTCGGTCGCAGCGCAGCTCGGCTAA
- the aspS gene encoding aspartate--tRNA ligase — MMRSHYCGQLNESLDGQEITLCGWVHRRRDHGGVIFLDIRDRDGLAQVVFDPDRAETFAAADRVRSEYVVKITGKVRLRPAGATNANMASGMIEVLGYELEVLNEAETPPFPLNEFSDVGEETRLRYRFLDLRRPEMAEKLRLRSRMTTSIRRYLDENGFLDVETPILTRATPEGARDYLVPSRTHAGSFFALPQSPQLFKQLLMVAGFDRYYQIAKCFRDEDLRADRQPEFTQIDIETSFLDEKDIMGLTEGMIRNLFKEVLGLEFGDFPHMTFEEAMRRYGSDKPDLRNPLELVDVADQLKDVEFKVFSGPANDPKCRVTALRVPGGASMPRSKIDDYTKFVGIYGAKGLAYIKVNERAKGVEGLQSPIVKNIPEAALNVILDRVGAVDGDIVFFGADKFKIVSEALGALRIKVGHDFNLLTCEWAPMWVVDFPMFEENDDGSFTALHHPFTAPKCTPAELEANPATALSRAYDMVLNGTELGGGSIRIHRKEMQQTVFRLLGINEAEQEEKFGFLLDALKYGAPPHGGLAFGLDRLVMLMTGAQSIREVIAFPKTQSAADVMTQAPGQVDAKALRELHIRLRETPKAE; from the coding sequence ATGATGCGCAGCCATTATTGCGGCCAACTGAACGAAAGCCTGGACGGCCAGGAAATTACCCTTTGCGGATGGGTTCACCGTCGCCGTGACCACGGTGGGGTGATTTTCCTCGATATCCGTGATCGTGACGGCCTGGCTCAGGTGGTATTCGACCCTGATCGCGCTGAAACCTTCGCCGCCGCCGACCGCGTGCGCAGCGAATACGTCGTGAAGATCACCGGCAAGGTTCGCCTGCGTCCTGCCGGTGCCACGAATGCCAACATGGCGTCGGGCATGATCGAAGTGCTGGGCTATGAGCTGGAAGTGCTGAACGAAGCCGAAACCCCGCCGTTCCCGCTGAACGAGTTCTCCGACGTCGGTGAAGAAACCCGCCTGCGCTATCGTTTCCTGGACCTGCGTCGTCCGGAAATGGCCGAGAAGCTGCGCCTGCGTTCGCGCATGACCACCAGCATTCGTCGCTACCTGGACGAAAACGGCTTCCTCGACGTCGAAACGCCGATCCTGACCCGTGCCACTCCGGAAGGTGCCCGCGACTACCTCGTACCTAGCCGTACTCACGCCGGCTCGTTCTTCGCCTTGCCGCAGTCGCCACAGCTGTTCAAGCAACTGTTGATGGTTGCCGGCTTCGATCGTTACTACCAGATCGCCAAGTGCTTCCGCGACGAAGACCTGCGTGCCGACCGTCAGCCGGAATTCACCCAGATCGACATCGAGACCAGCTTCCTCGATGAAAAAGACATCATGGGCCTGACCGAAGGCATGATCCGCAACCTGTTCAAGGAAGTGCTGGGTCTGGAATTCGGCGATTTCCCGCACATGACCTTCGAAGAAGCCATGCGCCGCTACGGCTCCGACAAGCCGGACCTGCGTAACCCGCTGGAACTGGTAGACGTTGCCGACCAGCTCAAGGACGTTGAATTCAAGGTCTTCAGCGGTCCGGCCAACGATCCGAAATGCCGTGTAACCGCACTGCGCGTACCGGGCGGGGCGAGCATGCCGCGCAGCAAGATCGATGACTACACCAAGTTCGTCGGCATCTACGGTGCCAAGGGCCTGGCGTACATCAAGGTCAACGAACGCGCCAAAGGCGTCGAAGGCCTGCAGTCGCCAATCGTCAAGAACATCCCTGAAGCCGCCCTGAACGTGATCCTCGATCGCGTCGGTGCAGTTGACGGTGACATCGTGTTCTTCGGTGCGGACAAGTTCAAGATCGTCAGCGAAGCCCTGGGCGCGCTGCGGATCAAGGTTGGTCACGATTTCAACCTGCTGACTTGCGAATGGGCTCCGATGTGGGTCGTCGACTTCCCGATGTTCGAAGAGAACGACGACGGCAGCTTCACTGCCTTGCACCACCCGTTCACCGCGCCGAAGTGCACCCCGGCAGAGTTGGAGGCCAATCCGGCCACCGCACTGTCCCGCGCTTACGACATGGTGCTGAACGGTACCGAGCTGGGTGGCGGTTCCATCCGTATCCACCGTAAAGAGATGCAGCAGACTGTGTTCCGTCTGCTGGGTATCAACGAAGCGGAACAGGAAGAGAAATTCGGCTTCCTGCTCGACGCCCTGAAATACGGCGCACCACCGCACGGTGGCCTGGCGTTCGGTCTGGACCGCTTGGTGATGCTGATGACCGGCGCCCAGTCGATCCGCGAAGTGATCGCCTTCCCGAAAACCCAGAGCGCTGCAGACGTCATGACCCAGGCACCGGGTCAGGTGGATGCCAAGGCCCTGCGCGAACTGCACATTCGTTTGCGCGAAACGCCTAAAGCCGAGTAA
- a CDS encoding OprD family porin has protein sequence MRVMKWSMIALAVAAGTSQFAVASSQDDSKGFFGDQSLKLKTRLEYMNRDYKNGASNPSSGTSGYRQDTGVSQLLTYESGFTQGTVGFGLDAMAMGSVKLDGGSGRRGNGLFANDSEGNPEKSQGKVGGAVKFRLSDTTLKYGQQFVASPVFATDDSRLLPEVATGTLVTSKEIKGLELSAGRFTALSKQTGMARDSIGGLADEDGNHGKGLSDGINIFGASYAFTDNFTGALAASDAEEYFKKYYINLNYTLPIADDQSLNFDLNGYKTKGDKRGDLVDAIGDGVLGVDNNLWSLAAAYSLGAHKFTVAYQQSSGDNAYYYGVDGNSTIFVSNSIQISDFVGREEKSWQARYDINMATYGVPGLSFMTRYVKGDNIKTNGLGEGKENEWNLESKYVIQEGPAKDLSFRARFANYRSNGAYSGYSSDVYDTRLIIEYPLSIL, from the coding sequence ATGCGCGTGATGAAGTGGAGCATGATCGCACTGGCTGTTGCAGCTGGTACCTCGCAGTTCGCAGTAGCGTCTTCCCAGGACGATTCCAAGGGTTTCTTCGGCGACCAGAGCCTGAAACTGAAAACCCGTCTCGAATACATGAACCGCGACTACAAGAACGGTGCTAGCAACCCATCCAGCGGTACCTCCGGCTATCGTCAGGACACCGGTGTCAGCCAGTTGCTCACTTACGAGTCGGGCTTCACTCAAGGCACCGTAGGTTTCGGCCTCGACGCCATGGCAATGGGTTCGGTCAAACTGGACGGTGGCTCGGGTCGCCGCGGTAACGGCCTGTTCGCCAACGACAGCGAAGGCAACCCAGAGAAATCCCAGGGCAAGGTTGGCGGTGCAGTCAAATTCCGTCTCTCCGACACCACCCTGAAATACGGCCAGCAATTCGTTGCCAGCCCAGTGTTCGCAACCGACGACAGCCGTCTGCTGCCAGAAGTTGCCACCGGTACCCTGGTTACTTCCAAGGAAATCAAAGGCCTGGAACTGAGCGCCGGTCGCTTCACCGCACTGAGCAAGCAAACCGGTATGGCTCGCGACAGCATCGGCGGTCTGGCTGATGAAGACGGCAACCACGGTAAAGGCCTGAGCGACGGCATCAACATCTTCGGCGCCAGCTATGCCTTCACCGACAACTTCACCGGTGCACTGGCTGCTTCCGACGCTGAAGAGTACTTCAAGAAGTACTACATCAACCTGAACTACACCCTGCCAATCGCAGACGATCAGTCCCTGAACTTCGACCTGAACGGTTACAAAACCAAAGGCGACAAGCGCGGCGACCTGGTTGACGCAATCGGTGACGGCGTTCTCGGCGTAGACAACAACCTGTGGTCCCTGGCCGCTGCGTACAGCCTCGGCGCTCACAAGTTCACCGTTGCCTACCAGCAATCGAGCGGCGACAACGCTTACTACTATGGCGTTGACGGTAACAGCACCATCTTCGTATCCAACTCCATCCAGATCTCCGACTTCGTGGGTCGCGAAGAGAAGTCCTGGCAGGCTCGCTACGACATCAACATGGCCACCTACGGCGTACCTGGTCTGAGCTTCATGACCCGTTACGTAAAGGGTGACAACATCAAGACCAACGGTCTGGGTGAAGGTAAGGAAAACGAATGGAACCTGGAGTCCAAGTACGTGATCCAGGAAGGCCCAGCCAAAGACCTGTCGTTCCGTGCGCGTTTCGCCAACTACCGCTCGAACGGCGCGTACAGCGGCTACTCGTCTGACGTCTACGACACCCGTCTGATCATCGAGTACCCGCTGAGCATCCTGTAA
- a CDS encoding HIT domain-containing protein, with product MFALDSRLQQDTLPIGDFPLCRLLLSNDSNYPWFILVPRRDDISEIFQLGVADQQSLWQETTTLAELLKTAFDADKMNVGALGNVVSQLHMHVIVRKRADAAWPAPVWGKHPAVPYTAGQVGAIREQLRRVLPEDFTFLEG from the coding sequence GTGTTCGCTTTAGATTCACGACTTCAACAAGACACCTTGCCGATCGGTGATTTCCCGCTGTGCCGGCTCCTGCTGTCCAACGATTCGAACTATCCCTGGTTCATCCTGGTACCTCGTCGCGACGATATCAGCGAGATATTTCAGTTGGGTGTCGCCGATCAGCAGTCGCTGTGGCAGGAGACAACTACGCTGGCGGAATTGCTGAAGACAGCGTTCGACGCGGACAAGATGAATGTCGGGGCTCTGGGTAACGTGGTCAGTCAGTTACACATGCATGTCATTGTGCGCAAGCGAGCGGATGCTGCATGGCCAGCGCCGGTCTGGGGCAAGCATCCTGCTGTCCCTTACACGGCGGGGCAGGTTGGCGCGATACGCGAGCAGCTTCGGCGCGTGCTGCCTGAAGATTTCACGTTTCTGGAGGGTTGA
- a CDS encoding mechanosensitive ion channel family protein produces the protein MDLNAEVDNLVKVSQAWIPMIMEYGSRVLLAMITLAIGWWLINKVTHKLGKLIALRNADLALQGFISSLANIVLKILLIVSVASMIGVETTSFVAAIGAAGLAIGLALQGSLANFAGGVLILLFRPFRIGDWIEAQGVAGTVDSIQIFHTVLRTGDNKTIIVPNGNLSNGIITNTNRQPTRKVVFDVGVDYEADLQKARQVLLELAKDPRVLTDPAPQAVISTLGDSSITVSLRVWVKTADYWDVMFMFNEQSRDRLRTAGIDIPFPQRVVRVVQEASVQ, from the coding sequence ATGGATTTGAATGCTGAGGTAGACAACCTGGTCAAGGTTTCCCAGGCCTGGATTCCGATGATCATGGAATACGGCAGCCGCGTGCTGCTGGCAATGATTACCCTGGCGATTGGCTGGTGGCTGATCAACAAGGTTACTCACAAGCTAGGCAAGCTGATCGCGCTGCGAAATGCGGATCTGGCCCTGCAAGGCTTTATCAGCAGCCTGGCAAACATTGTTCTGAAAATTCTGCTGATCGTCAGCGTGGCGTCGATGATCGGTGTGGAGACCACGTCGTTCGTGGCGGCCATTGGTGCGGCGGGCCTTGCAATCGGCCTGGCCTTGCAGGGTAGCCTGGCGAATTTCGCAGGCGGCGTGTTGATCCTGCTGTTCCGCCCGTTCCGCATCGGAGACTGGATCGAGGCCCAGGGTGTTGCTGGTACTGTCGACAGCATCCAGATTTTTCACACCGTGCTGCGTACTGGCGATAACAAGACCATCATCGTGCCAAACGGCAACCTGTCTAACGGGATCATCACCAATACCAACCGTCAGCCGACCCGCAAGGTGGTGTTTGATGTAGGCGTTGATTATGAAGCCGACCTGCAGAAAGCCCGTCAGGTATTGCTGGAACTGGCCAAGGATCCACGTGTTTTGACTGACCCGGCACCTCAAGCTGTTATTTCGACATTGGGTGACAGTTCGATCACTGTTTCTCTGCGTGTCTGGGTGAAAACAGCGGACTACTGGGATGTGATGTTCATGTTTAACGAGCAGTCCCGCGACCGGTTGAGAACAGCGGGTATTGACATTCCATTTCCTCAGCGTGTAGTTCGTGTGGTTCAGGAAGCTTCGGTCCAGTAA
- the ruvA gene encoding Holliday junction branch migration protein RuvA, whose protein sequence is MIGRLRGTLAEKQPPHLILDVNGLGYELEVPMTTLYRLPSVGEPLTLHTHLVVREDAQLLYGFVGKRERDFFRELIRLNGVGPKLALALMSSLEVDELIRCVQSQDTSALTKVPGVGKKTAERLLVELKDRFKAWETVPAMFALVPNQPDGPAPVNMAENDAVSALISLGYKPQEASKAISAIKEKGLSSEDMIRRALKGMI, encoded by the coding sequence GTGATTGGACGCTTGCGCGGCACACTGGCTGAGAAACAGCCGCCGCACCTGATTCTGGATGTAAACGGTTTGGGGTATGAGCTTGAAGTGCCCATGACCACACTTTATCGCTTGCCGTCGGTCGGTGAGCCGCTGACCTTGCACACCCATTTAGTTGTGCGCGAAGACGCGCAGTTACTCTATGGTTTCGTCGGCAAGCGCGAGCGAGACTTTTTTCGCGAGTTGATCCGTCTTAATGGTGTAGGGCCGAAACTGGCCCTGGCCTTGATGTCGAGTCTGGAAGTCGACGAGCTGATCCGTTGCGTGCAATCCCAGGACACCTCTGCATTGACCAAGGTGCCGGGCGTTGGCAAGAAAACCGCCGAGCGCCTGCTGGTTGAACTCAAGGACCGCTTCAAGGCCTGGGAAACGGTGCCGGCCATGTTTGCCCTGGTGCCGAACCAGCCGGACGGGCCGGCACCGGTCAACATGGCGGAAAACGACGCGGTCAGCGCGCTGATTTCCCTGGGCTACAAGCCGCAGGAGGCCAGCAAGGCGATTTCCGCGATCAAGGAGAAAGGTTTGAGCAGCGAAGACATGATTCGTCGTGCCCTGAAGGGAATGATCTAA
- a CDS encoding ribbon-helix-helix domain-containing protein, giving the protein MVHDNRKSERRGQSLKGIRNDPFASEFDMGLAQPLSRSVRLNGFATCLRLEQVYWDILGAMAKVNCCSVSALLSHLDREVHLRHGGVKNFSGLVRVICVVHSLKEAESAAMLQSRQ; this is encoded by the coding sequence ATGGTTCATGACAACAGGAAAAGTGAGAGGAGGGGGCAATCGCTCAAGGGAATCAGGAATGATCCCTTTGCCAGCGAATTCGATATGGGGCTGGCCCAGCCATTGTCCCGGTCGGTGCGGCTCAATGGCTTCGCGACCTGTTTGCGGCTTGAACAGGTTTATTGGGATATCTTGGGCGCAATGGCCAAAGTCAATTGCTGTTCGGTCAGTGCATTGCTGTCCCACCTGGATCGTGAGGTCCATTTGCGCCATGGTGGTGTAAAGAACTTCAGTGGGCTGGTGCGGGTAATCTGCGTTGTGCATAGCTTAAAGGAAGCGGAATCTGCTGCCATGCTCCAGTCTCGGCAATGA